In Etheostoma cragini isolate CJK2018 chromosome 9, CSU_Ecrag_1.0, whole genome shotgun sequence, the following are encoded in one genomic region:
- the nek1 gene encoding serine/threonine-protein kinase Nek1 isoform X3, whose translation MDKYEKVKKIGEGSFGKAILVKSKEDGRQYVIKEIGISAMPSKERQESRKEVAVLANMSHPNIVQYKESFEEGGCLYIVMDYCEGGDLFKKINSQKGVLFPEEQILDWFVQICLALKHVHDRKILHRDIKSQNIFLTKAGTVQLGDFGIARVLNSTVELARTCIGTPYYLSPEICENKPYNNKSDIWALGCVLYEMCTLKHAFEAGNMKNLVLKIIRGSYPPVSVHYSQELRSLLGLLFKRSPRERPSVSSILDKPFLTCRIERFLTPQIIAQEFCHTFLHKQPKMGVVQGPPAKRPAPGSIPLTPAQKITKPASKYGVPLTVRKVSDAAKKPASRKLGVKHKAVSRAPLPAAPQRRVSQVEQERKKHEDGIRKKRMELTAKERKQREQMFLLNAEQMKRYEKEKINRINQAREQGWKHVLSSSGGSSPERKCFVGAGKRAVPSSVQGPTPACLPSKTPYEHYHAALDQMAKPQPKVISREGSSAGPGSPIRGVPAAAGPVLTNGQARLLNPSIIKRELQRLQHVSKPAHVSRPRGHAAAGRAYQVEEFLQRKREAMLNKVRAEGQLGTRQNLAAIYGSRAGSIWCRRPKANKEEEEYLSRLRQIRLQNFNERQQIKARLRGEKYDSDGSDSQESSEEAELRRKKIEALKAQANARAAVLREQLEKKRKEAFEREKRAWEDHLAARGVKVGMAAGNVEAVAAVAAVSPTSDSPLPQTSPSQPDPAAKAPVLPATKPSTPAISMTAALKNVGAMTPLKETLAEPETDTVIQSEKKQILRRLNQNLKAQSPVEELEKSLPVPAEPIPPPHQNQSNTEKCPSSNGDRKKWDAAELPVLPVAQQTLEETITIATTSAPSEYRPSSGEDRKKWEAGGVPLVLSVAQQTLEETCIRTIEQTVGEVIPMGRLQDEAPRKVWRASPDSQVLRLLQEAELQPLTQQLESVNIWGEEFSSPDKPSMTAAAEILKMPKEALPSKPTPPARVPSPEVQRESEDSTEASHQEMSVAGAVERVTLPPNLTEIQDPADMESLVLEETPKQASQPPAGVQQAWEHEAQQPMPPEGGTTLAATKDVEKSAEKPTESSGFTQSEEPMFIKLCSPAHRRTAALALLSAQSSMDESSSSLASRSRSVSPLRSKHHNALLIGLSTGMFDANNPKMLRTCSLPDLSRLFSPQQDSAGASDAIVAPDNLEIEDLEDAAKDDDQSETEDAYEDEDLRDIRASMERLLQEEGDLMRNTPEVGAGDFNGNRPDSEDQVLFNRIAAEIDQDNNQMAVDDDDDDNDEEEEEEEEEEGEEEEDDEDEECSNGSPGDEEAEELLTNGVGEGTHSNNSLLNEEWQSDGSGEDQGGEAAHHDSIFSRLEELRFNLEQQMGFEKFIEAYNKIKAMHEDEDENIDLGSSFVLSILGTEHQHLYPNILHLVMADGAYQEG comes from the exons ATGGACAAGTACGAAAAGGTGAAGAAAATTGGGGAAGGTTCGTTTGGAAAGGCCATCCTAGTCAAATCCAAAGAAGATGGACGCCAATATGTCATCAAGGAGATTGGCATATCTGCA atGCCAAGTAAAGAGAGGCAGGAATCTCGGAAAGAGGTAGCTGTTCTTGCCAACATGAGTCATCCCAACATTGTCCAGTACAAGGAGTCCTTTGAAG AGGGGGGCTGCCTGTACATTGTAATGGATTACTGTGAGGGTGGAGATCTCTTCAAGAAGATCAACTCTCAGAAGGGAGTACTGTTCCCAGAAGAGCAA ATCTTGGATTGGTTTGTGCAGATTTGCCTGGCACTGAAGCATGTGCATGATCGTAAAATCCTCCACAGGGACATCAAATCACAG aacatatttttgacaaaagCTGGGACTGTACAGCTTGGAGACTTTGGAATTGCACGGGTGTTGAACAG CACTGTAGAACTCGCAAGAACGTGTATAGGCACACCATATTACCTATCACCAGAAATCTGCGAAAATAAACCgtacaacaacaaaag TGATATTTGGGCCCTAGGGTGTGTCCTATATGAAATGTGCACTCTAAAGCATGCA TTTGAGGCTGGCAACATGAAGAACCTAGTTCTGAAGATCATCCGTGGCTCATACCCTCCCGTGTCTGTTCACTACTCCCAAGAACTGCGCTCTCTCTTGGGACTGTTGTTCAAACGCAGCCCGAGAGAGAGGCCCTCAGTCAGCAGCATACTGGACAAACCTTTCCTGACCTGTAGGATAGAGAGGTTCCTTACACCACAG ATCATTGCTCAGGAATTCTGCCATACTTTTCTTCACAAGCAGCCTAAAATGGGTGTGGTGCAGGGGCCACCAG CTAAGCGTCCCGCCCCTGGCTCCATACCACTCACTCCAGCCCAGAAGATTACCAAACCAGCCAGCAAATATGGAGTGCCTTTAACTGTGAGGAAGGTGTCTGatgcagccaaaaagccagcATCGAGGAAACTAGGTGTAAAGCATAAAGCGGTTAGTAGA GCCCCTCTCCCAGCAGCCCCCCAGAGAAGAGTGAGTCAAGTGGAgcaagagaggaaaaaacatgaG GATGGCATCCGAAAGAAAAGGATGGAGCTGACCGCGAAAGAACGAAAACAGAGAGAGCAG ATGTTCCTGTTGAACGCGGAGCAAATGAAGAGAtatgaaaaggaaaag ATCAATCGTATAAACCAAGCCAGAGAACAAGGCTGGAAGCATGTTTTGAGTTCTAGTGGAGGCAGCAGCCCAGAGAGGAAG TGTTTTGTTGGTGCTGGAAAGAGGGCTGTCCCAAGCTCTGTTCAGGGTCCTACTCCAGCCTGTCTTCCAAGTAAAACCCCATACGAACACTACCATGCTGCGCTGGACCAAATGGCTAAACCACAGCCTAAAGTCATCAGCAGAGAGGGATCCTCAGCGGGACCAGGCAGTCCCATTCG AGGTGTACCGGCTGCTGCTGGCCCAGTGCTGACCAATGGCCAGGCTCGACTCCTAAACCCCAGTATAATCAAGAGGGAACTGCAGAGGCTGCAGCATGTATCTAAACCAGCCCATGTTAGTAG GCCGCGTGGTCATGCTGCTGCTGGACGAGCCTATCAAGTTGAGGAGTTTTTACAGCGTAAGAGAGAAGCCATGCTCAACAAAGTTCGCGCTGAGGGACAGCTG GGTACTCGTCAAAACCTGGCAGCAATCTATGGAAGCCGGGCTGGTTCGATTTGGTGCAGGAGACCCAAAGCcaacaaagaggaggag GAGTACTTGTCGAGACTGAGGCAGATCCGCTTGCAGAACTTCAATGAGCGTCAGCAGATCAAAGCCAGACTCAGAGGAGAGAAG tATGACAGTGATGGTTCTGACAGCCAGGAGTCGAGCGAGGAAGCAGAGCTCAGGAGAAAGAAGATAGAAGCTTTAAAA GCCCAAGCAAATGCACGTGCTGCTGTTCTGAGAGAGCAActagagaagaagaggaaagaagcatttgagagagaaaagagagccTGGGAGGACCAT CTTGCAGCTCGGGGGGTGAAGGTTGGCATGGCAGCAGGCAACGTAGAGGCGGtggcagcagtagcagcagtatCTCCTACCTCTGACAGTCCACTTCCACAGACCAGTCCCTCTCAGCCAGACCCAGCTGCCAAAGCTCCAGTCCTGCCTGCAACCAAACCCTCCACTCCAGCTATATCTATGACCGCTGCCCTGAAGAATGTCGGAGCA ATGACTCCACTAAAAGAAACGTTGGCCGAGCCTGAGACTGATACTGTCATCCAG AGTGAGAAAAAGCAAATTCTACGCAGACTTAACCAGAACCTAAAAGCCCAGAGCCcagtggaggagctggagaagtCACTGCCAGTCCCTGCAGAACCAATTCCCCCTCCCCACCAGAACCAGTCCAACACAGAGAAATGCCCCTCTTCAAACGGAGACCGGAAGAAGTGGGATGCAGCAGAACTGCCTGTACTTCCTGTGGCTCAGCAAACCTTAGAGGAAACCATAACTATAGCAA CTACCTCAGCGCCCTCGGAATATCGACCATCCTCTGGTGAAGACCGGAAGAAATGGGAGGCAGGAGGAGTTCCACTTGTCCTCTCTGTAGCCCAACAAACACTGGAGGAGACATGCATCAGGACCATCG AGCAAACCGTGGGTGAAGTTATACCGATGGGTAGGCTACAGGATGAAGCTCCTAGGAAGGTGTGGAGAGCAAGTCCAGACTCTCAGGTGCTAAGACTACTTCAGGAAGCAGAGCTTCAGCCTCTCACCCAGCAGCTGGAGAGTGTCAACATCTGGGGGGAAGAGTTTTCCAGCCCTG ATAAGCCAAGCATGACAGCAGCAGCTGAGATTTTGAAGATGCCTAAAGAAGCTTTGCCTTCTAAGCCAACACCGCCTGCTAGGGTTCCAAGTCCAGAGGTCCAGAGGGAGAGTGAGGACTCCACAGAGGCCTCGCATCAGGAAATGTCTGTGGCCGGTGCTGTAGAAAGAGTGACACTGCCACCCAACCTCACTGAGATTCAGG ATCCAGCAGACATGGAGTCCCTGGTTTTGGAAGAGACACCTAAACAGGCCTCACAACCCCCAGCTGGTGTGCAGCAGGCATGGGAGCATGAAGCCCAGCAGCCAAT GCCACCAGAGGGTGGTACAACACTAGCAGCCACTAAGGATGTTGAGAAAAGTGCAGAGAAACCAACTGAATCTTCTG GTTTCACACAAAGTGAGGAGCCCATGTTTATAAAGTTGTGTTCCCCGGCCCACCGACGCACTGCTGCCCTTGCACTCCTCTCAGCCCAGTCTTCCATGGATgaatcctcctcctctctggccTCTCGCTCACGCTCGGTCTCTCCTTTGCGCTCCAAACACCACAACGCCCTCCTCATTGGTCTCTCAACGGGAATGTTTGATGCCAATAACCCCAAG ATGCTGCGGACATGCTCTCTCCCAGACCTCAGTCGTCTCTTCAGCCCTCAGCAGGACTCTGCAGGGGCGAGTGATGCTATTGTTGCCCCAGACAACTTGGAAATCGAGGACCTGGAGGATGCAGCTAAAGATGACGACCAGTCAGAGACCGAAGA TGCATATGAGGATGAAGACTTGCGGGACATTCGGGCCTCTATGGAGAGACTGCTCCAAGAAGAGGGCGACCTAATGAGGAACACTCCAGAGGTTGGTGCAGGAGACTTTAATGGGAACCGCCCAGACAGCGAAGACCAAGTACTGTTCAACAGGATAGCAGCTGAGATCGATCAGGACAACAATCAGATGGCTGTAGATGATGACGACGACGACAacgatgaagaggaggaggaagaggaggaagaagaaggcgaggaggaggaggatgatgaggatgaggaatGCTCTAATGGGAGTCCTGGCGATGAGGAAGCAGAGGAGCTGCTCACTAACGGTGTGGGAGAGGGTACCCACAGTAATAACAGCCTGCTCAATGAGGAGTGGCAGTCAG ATGGCAGCGGAGAGGACCAGGGCGGAGAGGCTGCGCATCATGACAGCATCTTCAGTCGTCTGGAAGAACTTCGCTTCAATCTGGAGCAGCAGATGGGCTTTGAGAAGTTCATCGAGGCTTACAATAAGATTAAG GCTATGCATGAAGACGAAGATGAGAATATTGACCTGGGCTCCAGTTTTGTCTTAAGCATTCTGGGAACTGAGCACCAACATCTGTATCCCAACATCCTTCATCTAGTGATGGCAGATGGCGCATACCAAGAAGGTTA